DNA sequence from the Sediminibacillus dalangtanensis genome:
ATGATATCGACATAACCGTCGGCCAACAGATTTTTAAAATCCCAGCGAGAAAACATCCGCTCACCTGTTGCAATCGGAATATGGGTATGGCGTGCAATTTCTTTGAAAGCTTCCTCATTTTCCGAAAGGACGGGCTCTTCAATGAACATCGGCCGATAGGCTTCCAATTCTTTTGCTAAGATTTTCGCCATTGGTTTATGGACCCTGCCATGAAAGTCGATGCCGATTCCGACTCCATTTCCGACTGCATCTCTTACAGCGGCCACTCGTTCTACCGCCTGATCGATTTTTTCATAGGAATCGATATACTGCAACTCTTCGGTGCCATTCATTTTTACTGCGGTGAATCCAGTCTCGACTGCCTGTTTGGCAGCTGTTCCGACATCGGATGGCCGGTCGCCGCCGATCCAGGAATATACTTTAATGCTATCCCGACAACGGCCGCCCATCAGCTGATGAACCGGGGCATTGTAGAATTTTCCTTTTATATCCCATAATGCCTGGTCGATACCTGCGATGGCACTCATCAATATCGGACCGCCTCGATAAAAACCTGCACGGTACATCACGTTCCAATGATCCTCGATTTGCAGGGGGTCTTTACCGATTAAGTATTCCATCAATTCCTCTACGGCCGCTTTTACGGAATGCGCTCTTCCTTCTATGACAGGCTCTCCCCATCCGACAATTCCTTCGTCGGTGCTGACCTTCAAAAACAGCCAGCGTGGCGGTACTTGGAACAGTTCATATCCGGTTATCTTCATTACGATTCCTCCTCTACTAATTTCAGTCTGCAAATTTTACAGAAGCGACTTCCCAGGCACCCAGGACAGGAGAACGGTCTACCTGCTCATCGGTTGCTTCGATCACTTGCCAGTCAGGAAAATGGGCGGTTAACAGCTGATAGAACGCCTTGCGAAGCGGGTCAGATCCGCCGACAATGACCCAGTCAAGCTGAGCTTTTTTCATATCGATTGTTTGTAGCGCCTTCATATCTTCATGCAGAACAGCACCGACAAGGTAGTTCGCACGTTGATTGCCTGTAGCATTTCTCCACCAAGGGTTGACATGCAGGATTGAATCGTTTGTTCTTCATCATCAACTAGTACGTATTTTCTTGATCTCCTCGGCCAGTTTATCCTTCAGCGTCTGATTGGTCCCTGCTACAGCAAAATTTTTCACACCGACCATTAGTTTATGCGCGGCCATTATATTTCCGCTTCTATTGTCAAGGAGCCTGATACGGGAGTTGGTTGTTCCTGTGTCGATAAAAATACGATGCCAAGTTCCCCTACCCGCTTTCTATTTCGATGACTGAATTGCTTTGTCTCTAGCATCTACCAATTTTCTGGCTGCTGTTTCGATCTCTTCAAACCGCTTTTCCTTGACGAGCTGCGCGTTGACCAGGGAACCGCCAATTCCGACGGCGTCCCATCCAGCTTGGAAAAACTCCCCGGCATTTTCTGCCGAGACGCCACCGACTGCCATCAATTCTGTCTGTGGCAGCGGGCCTTTCATGTCTTTGGCAAAAGCCGGTCCGAGTGAACGAACAGGAAAAACCTTTACCATCGTGGCACCAGCTTCGTGAGCAGTAAGAGCCTCCGTCGGCGTCATCACTCCCGGTATGACTGGTACCCCGTAACGGTTACCCATCTTAATCGTCTCCGTATTCAAGGTGGGAGCGAGCAAAAACTTGGCGCCGGCACGGATTGCGGCATTCGCTGATGCAGCGTCCAGAACAGTTCCTGCTCCAACAAGTATCGCTTCCGGCATATGGTTTATGGTACGGATTGCTTCCAAGGCACCCGGGGTGTTCATGGTGACTTCAATGATATTAATCCCACCCCGATAGAGGCTTCTTGCTACTTCCTCTACTTGGTCTGCTTGGTCCAATCTGATGATCGATACGATTTTTTCCTGTTTTACCATATCCAATGCATTATTCATGTGCATTCCTCCTCGTCGACGATCTTGTTACTTTTTTTCGACCGCATGGCCGCCGAATTCATGTCGCAATGCCGAAACAACTTTCCCAGTGAATGTATCCGTCTCCTGTGAGCGATAACGCATCATAAGGGATAGGGCGATAACCGGTGCAGCCGTTTCGAAGTCAAGTGCCGATTCTACTGTCCATTTACCCTCTCCGGAAGAATTCATGACACCACGGATATCATCCAGTCTGGCATCCTTTGCGAAGGCGCCTTCCATCAGTTCCATCAGCCAGCTTCTGATGACAGAACCATTATTCCATACTTTTGCCACTGCTTCGTAGTCATAATCAAAAGGGCTTTTTTCCAGTATCTCAAATCCCTCTCCAATTGCTGCCATCATACCATACTCAATTCCATTGTGGACCATCTTCAAAAAGTGGCCGCTGCCGCCTTTACCTGCATACAGATAACCATTCTCTACAGCAAGTTCTCTGAATAAAGGTTCAATGCGCTCAAATTTTTGCTGATCACCGCCGACCATGAAACAGGCTCCATTGCGCGCACCGGATACGCCGCCGCTCGTACCGCAATCAAAAAAGTGAATCCCCTGTTCCTTAAAGCTTTCATATTGAGCAAGTGTATCTTTGTAATGGGAGTTTCCAGCATCAATCACGATATCTTCACGGGACAACAAAGGTTTCAATTCATTGAGCACGCTTTCCGTGATTTCGCCGGCAGGGACCATTACCCAGAGGGTTCTAGGCGTCTCCAGACTATCGACCAAACCGGCTAACGAATCCGCCCCTTTTCCACCTTCCTGTTGGAACTTATCCACTTGTTCTTCAACCACATCATAAGCGGTTACTTCATGCCCTTTCTCCAGCATATGTGAACCAATTTCATATCCCATTTTTCCAAGTCCGATTAGTCCTATTTTCATGATGTTTCCTCCTTCATTCGATTCGCCTTAAACAAACAAACTTAATAAGAGAGCGACTCCAAATCCGACCAGACCGATGATCGTCTCCATGACTGTCCAGGATTTCAACGTCTGCTTCTCCGTAAGGCCAAAGTAACGGTTGACGAGCCAGAATCCGGAGTCATTAACATGGGAAACAACCGTGGCACCAGAGGCAATGGCAATAACGAGCAAACCTAACATCGGTTCACTGACATTGAAAGAATCAAGCAACGGTGATACCAAACCGGCCGCAGTGATCATCGAAACGGTTGCGGAACCTTGGGCAATCCGAACGACGGTAGCAGTGATAAACGCGAACACAATCAACGGCATATTGGCGTCTTTCATGGCATCGGCCAGGATATCACCGATTCCGGATTGGATAAGCATTTCACCGAATACACCGCCGGCACCGGTTACAAGGATTATAATACCTGCAGGTTCCAATGCTTTTGTCGTAATTTGCTGTATCTCT
Encoded proteins:
- the dgoD gene encoding galactonate dehydratase; translation: MKITGYELFQVPPRWLFLKVSTDEGIVGWGEPVIEGRAHSVKAAVEELMEYLIGKDPLQIEDHWNVMYRAGFYRGGPILMSAIAGIDQALWDIKGKFYNAPVHQLMGGRCRDSIKVYSWIGGDRPSDVGTAAKQAVETGFTAVKMNGTEELQYIDSYEKIDQAVERVAAVRDAVGNGVGIGIDFHGRVHKPMAKILAKELEAYRPMFIEEPVLSENEEAFKEIARHTHIPIATGERMFSRWDFKNLLADGYVDIIQPDLSHAGGITECKKIASMAEAYDVALAPHCPLGPIALAACLQVDASSHNAFIQEQSLGIHYNKENDILDYIKDRSVFAYKDGYVAIPDGPGLGIEVDEDYVRERAKESHNWRNPVWRHQDGSLAEW
- a CDS encoding bifunctional 4-hydroxy-2-oxoglutarate aldolase/2-dehydro-3-deoxy-phosphogluconate aldolase, translated to MNNALDMVKQEKIVSIIRLDQADQVEEVARSLYRGGINIIEVTMNTPGALEAIRTINHMPEAILVGAGTVLDAASANAAIRAGAKFLLAPTLNTETIKMGNRYGVPVIPGVMTPTEALTAHEAGATMVKVFPVRSLGPAFAKDMKGPLPQTELMAVGGVSAENAGEFFQAGWDAVGIGGSLVNAQLVKEKRFEEIETAARKLVDARDKAIQSSK
- the gnd gene encoding phosphogluconate dehydrogenase (NAD(+)-dependent, decarboxylating), which translates into the protein MKIGLIGLGKMGYEIGSHMLEKGHEVTAYDVVEEQVDKFQQEGGKGADSLAGLVDSLETPRTLWVMVPAGEITESVLNELKPLLSREDIVIDAGNSHYKDTLAQYESFKEQGIHFFDCGTSGGVSGARNGACFMVGGDQQKFERIEPLFRELAVENGYLYAGKGGSGHFLKMVHNGIEYGMMAAIGEGFEILEKSPFDYDYEAVAKVWNNGSVIRSWLMELMEGAFAKDARLDDIRGVMNSSGEGKWTVESALDFETAAPVIALSLMMRYRSQETDTFTGKVVSALRHEFGGHAVEKK